Below is a genomic region from Accipiter gentilis chromosome 11, bAccGen1.1, whole genome shotgun sequence.
AGGAGGGTTTCTCTTCCCTCTGAAACCAGGggaattaaagaggaaaaacccGCCTGTGCTTGGAGATCCCTCTCGGCCTGGGTGGCTGTTACCCCAGGCAGGAGCTCTCATGCCCTGCCAGAAGGTAGCCCAGGTGGCTGGCAGTGTCGGCAGCCCTCACTAGTCCCTCTTGCCAGGGTTCAGGCTGTGTCCAGCACTGGTGGCTGTAGGGAACAGTGTTGAGAGCCTGGAAAAGTGAGGTGACAGCCATGGGAGTACGGTTTCTCCCGTGCTGGGGGGCTACCCTGTGGCACTGTTACCCCGTCCCCTTTGTCCTGCTCATGGTCTTGCTGGCACACAGCTGTGCCCCACGGGGAGCTGTTGTGAGCAGCTCCCCTCACATGGGCAGCCCTGCTGAGCTGTGTGGCCCGTGTTTGGGGCCCaagggggaggcagggtgggagcCGGGACTCTGGAGTGACTCACTGCCTCGGCAAGGGAGAGGAAGCGGCATTCTCAGCTTTGCGGGGCCGGGGAGCCCTGGGTGACTCCCACCCACAGGGACTCTTGTTTCCCAGCAcgtggctgcagggctgctgtgccatgccacagcgtgcacagctctgcctcctcccaaCCCCGTGTGCCAGCCCGGCCTTCCTCTCCTCGCTCCCTTTTAAGGTGATGCTGGAGAGAaagtccctgctcctccccagcgCTGgtctccctctcctccagccctctgccctgCCGCCAGCCGGGTCTGCAGCCTGGTCTGCTGTCGAGCACCACTCTGGGCCTGGCTGCAGGCCGGAGGGACAgtgcccagggctgggagcacccaGGCAGcaaggcagcacagagcagggcTCCCCTGCAGCCCCGCAGCCCTGGCCTTGTGCCTTCCTCCACCTTGCAAGTGATGCTGCAGTGCCTGGGGCATAGCCCTGGACACCGGAGCAGTTCCAGGCTGTGGTTCCCGGCACGGCTGCCTCCCCAACACACCTAACCGGGGAGCATCCTCCTTCTCTGCCCCCAGCAGTGCCTTCGTGgcatctctgtgctgctgctctcagcagcaagtTGAGGTCGCTGCTCTGCTCCTTGGGTTTGGCCTGTAGCCCAGTCATGGGAAAGGAGCTGCCAGCGGCACCGAGGGGGAGCCAGGAGGGATCTGCAGCTGCCCCTCGGACCTTCTGCCCGCTCCCTGCAGGGTGGGTGTGGGGAAGGGAGCGGGGTCCAAACCTGCGCCCTGCTTACCGTTCTGCTCCCTCTCTCTGCAGGTGGGGCAGGTCTTCCTCTACTTCCAATGGTAAGTCAGCCCTGCATCTGCGCTTCCAGTGcacctgccctgggcagggggctgctgcaggggatCCATGCGGACAGAGCTGTCCTGTCCCCACTTCAACTGGCCTGCGGCTTGCCCAAACCCCAGGGCAGGAGGGTTGGGTGCGGAGAGCTGTCCCCTCTGTGGGAAGCAGCGGCAGGCCCCTCGGCACCCTGGGGTCTCAGTGCCAGCGCAGCTGGGACGGGAGCTGGCTGCCCCAAGGGGTCTGCGGACCCAGGGTGGCAGTGGAGGACAGCAGTGTTCCCCACAGGGATAGCCTCCTGCTGGAAGCGGGATTCCTAGCAGTGCTGGTGGCCCCCCTGCGCCTGCTGAAGTGGCGGTCCACGGCCTGGCGTGCCCATGACGGCATCACCTTCTGGCTGGTGCGCTGGCTCCTCTTCCGGCTGATGTTCGCCTCTGGTGTGGTGAAACTGACCAGCCGCTGCCCCACCTGGTGGGGGCTCACAGGTGAGGGGTGCTGCAGGTTGTGGGGTGTCACGGGCTTTGGGGCACCCTTCCcaggcagggagagcaggggCATTTCCCCAAGCCTCAGGCTGGGCCTCCTGTGCCCCGTAGGCAGCTGCATGGCTCTGggcagctcctgccagcaccTCTCCCCTCTCTGCACCCCTGACCCCTCCTGTCCACCTCCAGCTCTCACCTATCACTACGAGACCCAGTGCATCCCCAcgccaggtgcctggttcgcccACCAGCTGCCCGTCTGGTTCCAGAAGTTCAGTGTGGTGGCCACCTATGTCATCGAGATTGCCATTCCGCTCCTCTTCTTCGCACCCATCCGCCGCCTCCGGCTCTTTGCCTTCTACAGCCAGGTGGGTGGGCAGAGCTGGACCCCCTCTTCCTGCCTCTCCTGCCACCAGGTGCTGTGGGGctccccaggggcagggggaCTGGCTTAGTCTGTGGGCAGGACAGGCTCCTCGCTCTGTGGGCCCTTGCAGGCAGGACTACCccaggtgctgggagctgggcatGCACTGGGGTGGTCCCCCAGGCAGTCAGCTCAGCACTGTGacaccccagccctgccttcaCTCCTCCCCAGGTCCTGCTGCAGGTCCTCATCATCCTCACGGGTAACTACAACTTCTTCAACATGCTCACCATTGTCCTGGCCTTCTCTCTGCTGGATGAGGAGCACGTGGGGCACTGGCTGGGGCGCAGCAAGAAGAGGCATGCCAGCAGTGAGTCCCTGGGAGCCCTGTTTTGGTGGGGTGGGGTCTGgtttctgctgtgcctggggtggggaggggacaggcCACCATCGCTGACCACCCCTGTCCGGGTGTGACAGCGAGAGGCAGTGTTCTGGCCACCTGCAGCTGCCCTCTGGCTCAGTGCTGTGAGAGCTGCTGCCAGCATGGCTGCCTCGCCTGCTCCTGGGGTGGGAGTCTGTGCCCTTGGGATGCTCAAGCTGGGTCCCCTGTGAAGCAGCGTGTTGGCTTCTGCCGTGGGATGCGCTCAGTGCTGCCCGCTCGCCCTCTCCCTGCCTGGACTCAGGGTGCGTTTTGTGCCCCTCCGTGCCACGGTGGGTTGGGTTCGCTGAGCCCCTGGCGTTcagcagccctgctctgtcgCAGCCTGGCCCCCCAGCCTGCGGTCCCTCCTCTCCACCCTGCTGGAGATGAGCACCTATGGCTTCCTGCTCTACTGGAGCATCCAGTACTTCAGCCTGGAGATCAACTGGGAGAAGAGGCTGCTGGACTCCAAAGTGGGTATGTCACAGCCAGGCCCACGGGGGCTGCTAGCCCATTGTCCCCACAGCCCAGTGGCAGCGCCtgggctcctgcagccccagtggctcctggggcaggaggggctccTCTCTGACCCTGTGGGTTTTCCTTCACTCCAGCCTTCACCTATCACGAGTTCACGACGTGGCTGCGGGCGGTGACCCTGCCACTGGTGGGGCTGGGCTTCCTCTCGCTCTCCTGGGAGATCCTCTCTGCCATGTACAGGTGCGTGACAGGGTCAGTTCCCCCTGCTGGGCCTCGTAGCTCTGCCATGACAGCTGAGCAGGAACGGGGCAGCTGGTGTGGgtggcctggtgccacccccgaGGGTGTGATTCGTGCATGGAGGGATGCTTGGATCTTGTGGGCACTGGGGGAGCTGGTGTGGGGTGCTTGGAGCCAGGCGGAGGGCTGGACCCTGGGGCTGTGTGGGGTGGGTGCCCAGTTCGGGGGGTGCTGGGTGAGTTAGGAGGGATTTTCCTCTGCAGTGTtggagtggggctgagccctCCACCGCTTTGGGCACAGCATGGGTGGCTCTGAACCCTGCAGATGACAGCCGGAGCTCTAGACTGCGGTGCTGTGCAGCTCTGAtccctttctcccccccaccTCGCAGGTGTGCCTGCGTCCGCGGCTGCTTATGGAAGCTCTGGGCCACGCTGCAGTGGGCCGTCTTTGCCACAGCAACCATGGGGATGTTTGCCATCAGCTTGGTGAGTGGGTGGGAAGTgtctggggagggcaggagacAGAAGAGCATGCATTTGTCTTGGTGTATGGGGAGCTGGAAACTTGGCCTGGGCCCCCGAGGCTGCTCCTAGCCATGGTGACAGAGCCACTCTTTGCCACTCCCTAGGTGCCCTTCACCTACATCGACTACGAGTCCAATGGCAAGCTGTGGCCCGGCATCCACCAGATGTTCAACACAGTCGAACGCTTCCAGGTGGTGAACTCCTATGGGCTCTTCCGCAGGATGACGGGCGTCGGGGGGCGGCCCGAGGTGGTGCTGGAGGGCAGCTACGACAAGCAGACCTGGATGGTGAGCCaccatttcatagaatcacagaatcatttaggttggaaaagactcttgAGATCATTGAGTCTGATTGTAaatctagcactgccaagtccaccgctaaccCATGTCCCTAggcgccacatctacacgtcttttaaatacctccaggcatggtgactctaccacttccctgggcagcctgtgccagtgcttcacaaccctttcagtgaataaatttttcctaatatccaatctaaatctcccctggcaCAATTTGAGGCTGTTtactctcatcctatcacttgttacttgggagaagagattgACCCCCACCTCCCTACAGcatcctttcaggtagttgcagagagcgataaggtctcccctcagcctccttttctccaggctgaacaaccccagttccctcagctgctcataagacttgtgttctagacccctcaccagctttgttgcccttctctggacatactccagcatctcaatgtctctcttgtagtgaggggcccaaaaccgaacacagtatttgaggtgcagcctcaccagtgctgagtacaggggaacaatcacttccctggtcctgctggccacactatttctgacacaagccaggatgctgttggccgccttggccacctgggcacacggcCAGCtcctattcagctggctgtcgaccaacacccccaggtcttttttcgccaggcagctttccagcccctcttccccaagcttgtagcgctgcacggggttgttgtgacccaagtgcaggacccagcacttggccttgttgaatcaaGTTCGACAATCACATTTGGCGCCGAAGGGGCTGTGCCGGAGCTGCGGCTGGTTGGGTAGGGCAGCTGGGGACAGGCACTGAGGAATGGACTCCAGTGGAGCCAAGCATCCCTGTCCTTCTGGCTTGGTCCCCTCTGGGGCACCCAGCTGTCCCCTGTGGGCTTTGTCCCTCTGGAAGGAGCTGGTAACCCCAGgaggtgagcggggggggggggtgagtctGGGGGAGCTCTGCCCCCAGGATGGCGGAGCTGGTGGAGGTCCAGGTCTGACCCCCATGCCAGTCCCCACTGctggatgcccccccagcccactctgctccctgccccacaggAGATTGAGTTCATGTACAAGCCCGGGAATGTCAGCGCGCCCCCCCCTGTGGTCACCCCGCACCAGCCCCGCCTCGACTGGCAGATGTGGTTCGCAGCCCTGGcccaccacagcagcagcccctggTTCACCAGCTTCGTCTACCGCCTGCTGCAGGGCAAGAAGGAtggtgagtggggctggggacaggttGTGCCGGGGGCTCCCTGGGCCCggtgctgcagcagaggcagcccaaGGCCCCGTACCTGGCAGTTGTGCCGCAGCAAGGACCTCCGTCCTGCGTGGTGGCAGGGATGGAGGCGGGGCTGCCTGGGCTGAGCtccctggagcagcaggcagggctgcgtcCCACCCTGTCTGGGGCCTGTCGCTGGccccctgcagcagcaggtctgtgtCCCAGGCCCTTTCCTGGGGATTTGGGGCTGCTGGGCTCCAGCCCTGCAGCGGTTTGGGGTGTCTCCGCAGCGAGGGGCATGGGATTCCGGCGGGGGCTAATGCTGTGTCTCTGGCAGTGATCCGCCTGGTGCAGGTCGACGAGTCCCGGTACCCCTTCAGCGCTCAGCCCCCCGTCTACATCCGCGCCCAGCTCTACAAGTACTGGTTCACCAGCAGCGCCGAGGGCAGGTGAGCGGCACCAGGACAGGTGTGCCAGTGCCTGCACCCCCTCTGCAGCCACGCTTTGCTCCCCGAAGCTGATGTGACACCACATCGACACGCAAACGGCGCGGGTGTGTGTGCTGGCTGTGCTCAGGCGGCTCAGGGAGGgggcatggggcggggggggggggggctgaattTGGGAGCTGCTTCTCACGTGGCTAATTGGCTCATTAACTCGGCAGCTCATCAGTGCCCTAAGCTCTGCTTTGGCAAGGCTGGGTTACTgcgtggggggaggcaggagcctggcctGCTCCTGCCTTGCGGGCAGAGCtaccctgctcctgcctgggccaGCGGGGCAGAGGGCTGGGCGCTGAGCTCTCCCGTCCCACAGCGAGGGCCCTGCGCCATGGTGGCGGCGGCAGCACGTGCAGGAGTTCTTCCCCACCGTCTCCTTGGGCAACCCCACGCTGGAGAGCC
It encodes:
- the LMF2 gene encoding lipase maturation factor 2 isoform X1 — its product is MGEPPRRPRSLFLAGLAAAYLAAFASLYVQIPGLYGRDGILPARKVLRLSGKGLWEQLRDFPTLLWLSPRLGLDTELGMELLCLLGVLASFGALLFEPLRDSLLFALLWVLYLSLYQVGQVFLYFQWDSLLLEAGFLAVLVAPLRLLKWRSTAWRAHDGITFWLVRWLLFRLMFASGVVKLTSRCPTWWGLTALTYHYETQCIPTPGAWFAHQLPVWFQKFSVVATYVIEIAIPLLFFAPIRRLRLFAFYSQVLLQVLIILTGNYNFFNMLTIVLAFSLLDEEHVGHWLGRSKKRHASTWPPSLRSLLSTLLEMSTYGFLLYWSIQYFSLEINWEKRLLDSKVAFTYHEFTTWLRAVTLPLVGLGFLSLSWEILSAMYRCACVRGCLWKLWATLQWAVFATATMGMFAISLVPFTYIDYESNGKLWPGIHQMFNTVERFQVVNSYGLFRRMTGVGGRPEVVLEGSYDKQTWMEIEFMYKPGNVSAPPPVVTPHQPRLDWQMWFAALAHHSSSPWFTSFVYRLLQGKKDVIRLVQVDESRYPFSAQPPVYIRAQLYKYWFTSSAEGSEGPAPWWRRQHVQEFFPTVSLGNPTLESLLNQHGLKDKMSLKRSADTFLPWLLQSLRQLSHPFSGPTILWSLYVVVATVYLLRALGHRPRGGAPPARHKGPRRGDPADRGGGEKNGQVRRKEAKEAEEKGEGRTRGAADGHGDSLRGTKKKK
- the LMF2 gene encoding lipase maturation factor 2 isoform X2, whose translation is MGEPPRRPRSLFLAGLAAAYLAAFASLYVQIPGLYGRDGILPARKVLRLSGKGLWEQLRDFPTLLWLSPRLGLDTELGMELLCLLGVLASFGALLFEPLRDSLLFALLWVLYLSLYQVGQVFLYFQWDSLLLEAGFLAVLVAPLRLLKWRSTAWRAHDGITFWLVRWLLFRLMFASGVVKLTSRCPTWWGLTALTYHYETQCIPTPGAWFAHQLPVWFQKFSVVATYVIEIAIPLLFFAPIRRLRLFAFYSQVLLQVLIILTGNYNFFNMLTIVLAFSLLDEEHVGHWLGRSKKRHASTWPPSLRSLLSTLLEMSTYGFLLYWSIQYFSLEINWEKRLLDSKVAFTYHEFTTWLRAVTLPLVGLGFLSLSWEILSAMYRCACVRGCLWKLWATLQWAVFATATMGMFAISLVPFTYIDYESNGKLWPGIHQMFNTVERFQVVNSYGLFRRMTGVGGRPEVVLEGSYDKQTWMEIEFMYKPGNVSAPPPVVTPHQPRLDWQMWFAALAHHSSSPWFTSFVYRLLQGKKDVIRLVQVDESRYPFSAQPPVYIRAQLYKYWFTSSAEGRTRCH